The Verrucomicrobium spinosum DSM 4136 = JCM 18804 DNA segment CGCTATGGGGGCAGCAATCTGAAAAGTACCCCTCCGGTAGCAACGTACTGAAGGTGCGTGCGGTGGGCGAGAAGTTCCTGTGGAGCTTCCAGTACGGTGGTACGGACAACACTCTAGGGCGTACCGCGTTGAAGTTGATCGACATCGGTTCCAACCCTCCCAACACGATCGGTCGTGACATGAAGGACCCGAATGGCAAGGATGACTTTGTGAAGGTCGGGGTGATGACTCTGCCGGTGAACCGACCCGTGATCGTTGACGTGACCAGCAAGGACGTGATTCACAACCTTGCACTCGTGCCGATGCGTATGGCACAGGATGCCACCCCCGGAGTTCGCAGCCATGCTTGGTTCAAGCCCACCAAGACCGGATCGTGGGACATCATCTGCGGTCAGCTTTGTGGTCCTGGCCACTCCGGCATGAAGGCGACACTCAACGTGATTCCTGAGAAGGAGTTCGACGAGTTCGTGAAGGAGGCCAGCGACACTGCCAAGGCGGCCGTGGAAGCGACGCCGGCTCCTGCTGTAGGCGCTGCCCCAGCCGCCCATTGATTCCTGGCGGGCTTGTCCTGCACGCGAGCGACAGAACACTGTTCCGACCTTGATTCTCCTTTGATCTTTCTGCGAACGGCAAAGCCCAGGCTTTGCCGTTCGTCGTTTTAGCCCCTCCTTTTCGCCTACCTCTGACTCCATTCCTGGCATGATCTGGACCCGATTTCAAAAGCTGGCGCTGATAGCGTTTATTTCAGTGGAGGTGCTGATCTTCGTGGGTGCGGTGGTGCGGGCGACGGGGTCTGGGCTGGGGTGTCCGGACTGGCCCTTGTGTTATGGTTGCTGGACGCCTCCTACCAAGGCGGAAGACATCGATTTTCAAAAACTGAACATCGAGAAGTTCCGGGCCAAGGCAGCGCGGTTAGGGCGGGATCCGGCTTCCATCACCCCCGAAACCCTTCGGGAGGAGTTTGATCCCGTAGCGACATGGGTCGAGTACATCAACCGCCTTACCAGCCTGCCAGTGGGGCTTTCCGTGACTGCCCTACTCATTGCGTCATTCTGGCAAATCTGGGCGGGACGCTTCCGGGTGTTTGTCGGGGCTCTGGGCTCGTTTGCCCTCGTGTTGATCAATGCCTGGTTGGGAGCGCGGGTGGTCTTGAGCGGCCTCAAGCCGGGCATCATCACTCTGCACATGGCCCTGGCGATCCTGTTGCAGTGTTTTCTAGTGTACACCGCCTGGCGTGGTACCGCCCAGCCATGGGGGCTCCCGGTGATCGGGGAAGGAGGCAAGGCGTTGCATCGCATTGGCTTGCTGCTCTTCGCCCTGGTGGTGGTGGAAGGCGTCATGGGCTCCCAGGTTCGTGAAATGACTGACCATCTCGCCATGCTCCACGCTGGTGAAAAGCGGGAACTGTGGGTGAAGGAACTGGAGCAGACGGTCGTGTACCTGCTCCATCGGAGCTTTTCGTGGATCATCTTGGGTATGGCTTTCCTGTTCCATTGGAAGTCGGGCCAGGTTCTTGGTCGGGCAAAGTGGTTGGAGCGGGGGATTCTAGGGTTGGTGTGTGCCCAGATGGTGCTTGGGGTCGTGCTGTCGCAGGTGGGAATCGTCCGGATTGCACAGATTCTGCACATTGGCTTGTCTTCGCTGCTGGTGAGTGGATTGTTCCTCTGGCTGCTCGGTAGCCACCGGGCAACGCGGGCCACGGCGGGGCCTGACCCGGTAGAACCCATCGCTTCCAACCCCGTCGTCTGAGTTTCCTTGCCACGTTTTCCAGAGAGTCTGATGCAGCGCCCCGTCATGTCTGAGACCGCCACCTCTTCGAATCCCCAATCCAGCGTCATGATGAAGGACTTCATGTCGCTGACGAAGTTCCGGCTCAGTGTGCTCGTTTTGGTCACCACCTTCGTGGGATACTGGCTGGGGCGGAGCGGGAAGGACTTGGACCTGGCGCTGATGTTTCACACGCTGCTGGGCAGCGCCTTGGCAGCCTTTGGTGCGGCAGTGTTCAATCAGTTGATGGAAATCGAGCCGGATAGGCGCATGGAGCGCACCGCTGATCGCCCGCTTCCTTCCCGGCGCATGGAGCCGGGTGTGGCCTTTGGGGTGGGTTGGCTGCTCAGTGCCTTTGCGTTGCTGCACCTGGGGAAAATGGTGAACATAGAGGCGGCCGCGCTTTGTGCCATGACCTTGGGGGTGTATCTTTTCGTTTACACGCCGATGAAGCAGCAATCGGCGTGGAATACGATCGTTGGGGCGGTGTCGGGCGCTCTGCCACCGCTCATTGGATGGGCAGGAGCCGCCGGCCCGCCTGTCAACAATGATGCCTATTTCCGTCTGGAACTCATCTCGTCGAGCGGAGCCATCTATCTCTTTTCCCTTCTCTTCCTCTGGCAGCTCCCGCACTTCCTGGCGATCAACTGGATGTACCGTGACGAGTATCGCAAAGGCGGTTTTGTCATGTGGGCGAACGAGGATCATACCGGTGGCAAGACCTCCAAGCTGGCCCTGCTGTTCTCATTTTGCGCCGTGGCGCTGATGTTCCTGCCTCCGCTGGCCGGCGACACCAGTTACTGGTTCCTTCCTTTCGCCCTGCTAGTGAACCTGATACTGGTCTGGCTGGCCTGGAAGTTCTACAAGATCCGCGACCGTGCCAGCGCGCGGAAGTTGTTCTTCTTCACCCTCATGTACCTGCCGTTGTTGTTGGGCATCAGCATGGTGTTCTGGAAACCCTGACCTTCAGCCAGCTGACGCCCCACGTGGCATTTTGCCGCGTGGCCGACTCACTATTCGTAAGCGTACAGGTTCCTGTTACCGTTCCCTCTTTCAACTTTCGTCCTTGTTCATCCTGTGTCCGATCCATCCATGAGTACACCCACGCCGCCATCCTCACCAACCCCGCCTTCACCGGATGAGGTGCCCAGGAGCATCAACCCCCTGACGGTCTGGGTGCCCATCATCGTCATTGTCTGTGGCATCGTGATCGGGTGGAACTACATGCTGCACCAGATCAAGAAGGAAAGGGAAGAGTCGGCTGGTATGGTGGAGCAACGCCTGCCCATGCTCTCGCGGCTGGAGAAGAACATCGGCTTTGTCGAACGGAATGGTCAGAAGGTGGAGCTGGCCGCTCTAAAGGGGAAGATCATCGTGGCGTGCTGGGTGTACACTCATTGCCCACGTGGTTGTTCTGGGGTGGTGGGTGAGCTTCTCAGCCTGCACAATGACCTTGAGGCCAATCCTGATGTCCACTTTCTTTCTGTGAGCGTCGATCCCGCTGATGGCCCGGAAGAACTCAGCAAGTTCGCTGAGGGGCTCAAGATCAAGGGCGACAACTGGTGGTTTGTGAATGGTGAGACCAAGGAAGTCCGCTCGTACATGACCCGCTACTTTGGATTTCAGGGGGTGCAGGATGTGCCCGAGAAAGACCGTCTCTCCCCGGATGACAAGTACATCCACGATATGAAGGTGGCCTTGGTGGACCATAAAGGACATGTACGGGGCATGTATGACGTGGCCAGCTTCGATCCTGAGTTCAAGGCGTTCTGGAAGGACAAAATCCGCAAGGACATCGGC contains these protein-coding regions:
- a CDS encoding SCO family protein encodes the protein MSTPTPPSSPTPPSPDEVPRSINPLTVWVPIIVIVCGIVIGWNYMLHQIKKEREESAGMVEQRLPMLSRLEKNIGFVERNGQKVELAALKGKIIVACWVYTHCPRGCSGVVGELLSLHNDLEANPDVHFLSVSVDPADGPEELSKFAEGLKIKGDNWWFVNGETKEVRSYMTRYFGFQGVQDVPEKDRLSPDDKYIHDMKVALVDHKGHVRGMYDVASFDPEFKAFWKDKIRKDIGTLLKDKAEDEGKNGK
- a CDS encoding COX15/CtaA family protein, which codes for MIWTRFQKLALIAFISVEVLIFVGAVVRATGSGLGCPDWPLCYGCWTPPTKAEDIDFQKLNIEKFRAKAARLGRDPASITPETLREEFDPVATWVEYINRLTSLPVGLSVTALLIASFWQIWAGRFRVFVGALGSFALVLINAWLGARVVLSGLKPGIITLHMALAILLQCFLVYTAWRGTAQPWGLPVIGEGGKALHRIGLLLFALVVVEGVMGSQVREMTDHLAMLHAGEKRELWVKELEQTVVYLLHRSFSWIILGMAFLFHWKSGQVLGRAKWLERGILGLVCAQMVLGVVLSQVGIVRIAQILHIGLSSLLVSGLFLWLLGSHRATRATAGPDPVEPIASNPVV
- the cyoE gene encoding heme o synthase, with protein sequence MSETATSSNPQSSVMMKDFMSLTKFRLSVLVLVTTFVGYWLGRSGKDLDLALMFHTLLGSALAAFGAAVFNQLMEIEPDRRMERTADRPLPSRRMEPGVAFGVGWLLSAFALLHLGKMVNIEAAALCAMTLGVYLFVYTPMKQQSAWNTIVGAVSGALPPLIGWAGAAGPPVNNDAYFRLELISSSGAIYLFSLLFLWQLPHFLAINWMYRDEYRKGGFVMWANEDHTGGKTSKLALLFSFCAVALMFLPPLAGDTSYWFLPFALLVNLILVWLAWKFYKIRDRASARKLFFFTLMYLPLLLGISMVFWKP
- a CDS encoding cytochrome c oxidase subunit II, producing MTPDSLITLATLNKLLGIPALASEHGEMVDHMLELVHWFMLLLFVGWSAFLVVVFTKFRRSKNPKADYHGVRGHASTHIEIGVVIVEAILLLGFAFPLWGQQSEKYPSGSNVLKVRAVGEKFLWSFQYGGTDNTLGRTALKLIDIGSNPPNTIGRDMKDPNGKDDFVKVGVMTLPVNRPVIVDVTSKDVIHNLALVPMRMAQDATPGVRSHAWFKPTKTGSWDIICGQLCGPGHSGMKATLNVIPEKEFDEFVKEASDTAKAAVEATPAPAVGAAPAAH